The window CCCATAACGCCAACTGACATAGGCGTGTGTAATTTCTTCAATTGTTTGGGCCAACAGGCCAGAATGCTGCTGCTGCGACTCGTGGGCATATTCTAAAGGCGTTTGAGCAGGGTGCTTGCGGAATCCTTGGGTCGATAACCAACTGAGCATTTGCTGATAAAGACGTTCCATCGGAGGCAACTTAGCAAGCCATTGCCGGTACCGCCATGCTCGCCACTGATTCCAACCTAACCAGCCTAAAAAGCCCAGGCAAATCGCAAAAAGCAGGCCCATAAATAAACCGCCCCAGCCTTGAGAAAAGACCCCCCACAACCAAGCAACTGTTGCAAGTAGCCAGCCGATCAATCCACCGAATAAGGAGTTTAAAAAACCAGCCACCGGCGAAGGTAGCCAGCCGGCAACCCAATTCCAGAACTGACGCAACACACTAAACGTTTGGTTTTCTTCAATCGAAGGCGGAATCAATTCATGACCGGGGATGGGATCAAAAGCAAACCAGCCGTGATTGGGGAAATACACCTCCGTCATCGCGTAGGCATCTGTGTTGCGGACAATATAGAAGCCGGTGAAAGGATTAAACTCTCCAGGCGCATAACCGGCCACCAGTCGCGCCGGAATGCCGATCGAACGCAGCATCACCGTGAGAACTGTGGAGAAGTGGTCGGGATAGCCTCCTTGATATTTGAACAAGAAAGCTTCCACCATATCTTCATCTTCCTCGAAAAACGGTAGATTTGGCTCAATTGCATAGCGCTGCTTTACCGCTTGGGCGAGATAAAGCGCTTTTTCATAAGGAGAAGTGATGGGTTGGGGCGACCGTGCTAATAATTCCTCAGTATGTTGCCTGACCTTACTCGCAATTTTCGGAGGAACTTGCAGGTAATAATCTCGGATGTCCTTGTAGTTACGGTTATTAGGAGCCAGGGGCTTTGCTTTGCTCAACACCGCACGGTTGCGGTAGGGCACTTGAGAAATCACACTGTAGGTAAGTCCCTCGCCCAATCCAACCGGCGCTCGTAACCCCCCTTCTGTATCCACCGCTATTTCCTGGGTGGGAAAGTAAAGTTGCCGGGGTTGGGACAGAACCGGAATCAGGTTAGGCATATCCGAGATAACGGTATAAGTCTGGATGACCTCCTCAGTGCGATTAGCCGTAGGCAGTATACTCAGAAAAAATTGATAAGTCCAAGAAGGTCGATTCACCTTCTGCGTTGTCTCGTTGCGGGAGATTTGCCAACCTTGGCCGGTGTATCGGTCAAACGCTAGCACTCGCAAAAATCCCTGCGCTTGAGAGCGCACCCGCATCACCACTTGCGGTTTCATTTCACCCCGCAGGTTTAGGTTCATCTCGGTGTTAAAGCCAGAGTAAAAGTTCTCATCAAGCTGCCCTGGCCCGCTACCTATCCCTTGCCCAGTGCCTTCATTTCCCGCTCTTGCAGAACGCGGATTGAAAATGCGGCTGCTATCAAATTCGCCCTCAAAATTTATCGGGGCGCTCA of the Microcoleus sp. FACHB-68 genome contains:
- a CDS encoding DUF3488 and DUF4129 domain-containing transglutaminase family protein, yielding MSNSSGLRQLRNAPLLGNLRRRLQAVPAPVAEDSILLRVLVQALVIVGIVATDVAGETQLSLWAVPLSIAGATWSWYRRRRPNVPIKFLIAIGMLVALALFFQGLFASAINATNDTRLVLAQLLIQLQVLHSFDLPRRKDLGYSMVIGLILLGVAGTISETLAFGPLLLLFLALALPTLVLDYRSRLGLDPGKSKQATVKRKPKETRKLFTFYLLLFTLIVGLGLGIFALLPRFPGYQLRTFPVSAPINFEGEFDSSRIFNPRSARAGNEGTGQGIGSGPGQLDENFYSGFNTEMNLNLRGEMKPQVVMRVRSQAQGFLRVLAFDRYTGQGWQISRNETTQKVNRPSWTYQFFLSILPTANRTEEVIQTYTVISDMPNLIPVLSQPRQLYFPTQEIAVDTEGGLRAPVGLGEGLTYSVISQVPYRNRAVLSKAKPLAPNNRNYKDIRDYYLQVPPKIASKVRQHTEELLARSPQPITSPYEKALYLAQAVKQRYAIEPNLPFFEEDEDMVEAFLFKYQGGYPDHFSTVLTVMLRSIGIPARLVAGYAPGEFNPFTGFYIVRNTDAYAMTEVYFPNHGWFAFDPIPGHELIPPSIEENQTFSVLRQFWNWVAGWLPSPVAGFLNSLFGGLIGWLLATVAWLWGVFSQGWGGLFMGLLFAICLGFLGWLGWNQWRAWRYRQWLAKLPPMERLYQQMLSWLSTQGFRKHPAQTPLEYAHESQQQHSGLLAQTIEEITHAYVSWRYGGHTANVNDLRERLQALKKKSPRKGSKS